A single window of Paludibacter jiangxiensis DNA harbors:
- a CDS encoding superoxide dismutase produces the protein MKKPISLFAFLFLGMLYSGCILHAEKTSDDQSKNSTTNKFEFKALPYAYDALEPYIDKLTVEIHYSKHHKAYFDNFTKAISGTEMELMDIKDIFKNISKYPAAIRNNSGGYFNHMLYWENMKPNGGGQPSGQLLEAIVKSFTSFDAFKKQFSDAGKSRFGSGWAWLCLDYRGNLFICSTPNQDNPLMDIADQKGIPLLTMDVWEHAYYLKYQNRRADYIDAFWNIINWDEVAQRYANALMEIAK, from the coding sequence ATGAAGAAACCTATATCACTTTTCGCATTCCTTTTTCTGGGAATGCTTTATTCAGGATGTATTTTACATGCTGAAAAGACATCTGACGATCAGAGCAAAAATAGCACCACAAACAAATTCGAGTTCAAAGCCCTGCCGTATGCGTATGATGCCCTTGAACCATATATCGATAAACTAACAGTAGAAATACATTACAGTAAGCACCATAAAGCATACTTTGATAACTTCACGAAAGCAATAAGCGGTACTGAAATGGAATTAATGGACATAAAGGATATTTTCAAAAACATCAGCAAATATCCTGCTGCAATCCGAAACAATAGTGGAGGGTATTTCAACCATATGCTTTATTGGGAAAACATGAAACCTAATGGTGGCGGTCAACCTTCAGGCCAGCTATTGGAAGCGATTGTAAAATCATTCACTTCTTTCGATGCATTCAAAAAACAGTTCTCGGATGCCGGCAAATCAAGGTTTGGAAGCGGATGGGCATGGTTGTGCCTCGACTACAGAGGCAATTTATTTATCTGTTCCACTCCCAATCAGGATAATCCGTTAATGGATATCGCAGATCAGAAAGGAATTCCCCTATTGACCATGGATGTATGGGAACATGCTTATTATCTTAAGTACCAAAACAGAAGGGCCGATTACATCGATGCTTTCTGGAATATTATAAACTGGGACGAAGTAGCCCAAAGGTATGCAAACGCGTTGATGGAGATTGCAAAATAA